In Salmo trutta chromosome 28, fSalTru1.1, whole genome shotgun sequence, one DNA window encodes the following:
- the LOC115166032 gene encoding WAP four-disulfide core domain protein 2: MHKFFHNERGPGLSSMKSIWTICSNKYSLEVSMEMNSPALCALVIVLLAFDLKIISAAETGGNSTVPILPKAGQCPRLLNVVPSHKGCFCDEDCPGDDKCCVFDCGAVCVPPAFTKPGVCPRRRWGSGMCAEFCSNDSDCPNDEKCCHNGCGHECIAPYTVKPGRCALPKGTPMCAEYCYHDGQCPEEQKCCRTTCGHACSEPCS; the protein is encoded by the exons ATGCACAAGTTTTTTCATAATGAACGCGGCCCAGGTCTCTCTTCGATGAAATCTATTTGGACTATTTGCTCCAACAAGTATAGTCTTGAAGTCAGCATGGAAATGAATTCGCCAGCGCTTTGTGctttggttattgtcctgttagcatttgatttgaaaataatCTCTGCTGCAGAAACTGGAGGCAATTCTACAG TGCCAATCCTCCCAAAGGCAGGTCAGTGCCCGCGGCTTCTGAACGTGGTGCCATCACACAAGGGATGCTTTTGCGATGAGGACTGTCCTGGAGATGACAAATGCTGCGTATTTGACTGCGGCGCAGTGTGTGTCCCACCTGCCTTCA CAAAGCCTGGAGTGTGCCCTCGCAGACGATGGGGCTCAGGGATGTGTGCCGAGTTCTGTTCCAATGACAGTGACTGCCCCAATGATGAAAAATGCTGCCACAATGGATGTGGGCATGAGTGCATTGCACCTTACACAG TGAAACCTGGTCGCTGTGCCCTGCCTAAGGGGACCCCCATGTGTGCTGAGTACTGTTACCATGACGGCCAGTGCCCCGAGGAACAGAAGTGTTGCCGGACAACTTGCGGCCACGCCTGCAGTGAGCCATGCTCATAG